GGATTGCGGAATTGCCAAGGCACTGCGTTGGTGATTGCTGGCGCTAGCAACGTTTAAATACATCCCCGGTTTGAGTTGCTGCTGGGGATTGCTGAGCTCAATGCGGGCTTTCAGGTTGCGGGTGGTGGCATCGAGCTCGGGTAATAGTTCGCTCACGCGCCCATCAAAACTGACGCTAGGCCATGCGCTGCTGGTGGTGGTAACGCGATCGCCCAAACGGATCCTCTCGGCCTGCGACTGCGGATAGTCAATAACCACCCAAACCGGATCGAGGCTTGCCAATTCAAATAGCGGCTGAGCGGTGGCAACCTGCTGTCCCTCACGCACTTCCAGTTTAGAAACATAGCCACTGCGCGGTGCGGTGATGGTCATCCGTGGCTGTACTTTGCCGCTACGTTCTACGGCTTGGATAACGCTCTCGGGCATAAACTGTAGTGCTAAGCGTTGACGGGCCGCCTGCGTTAGCGCCGAATCGCCCACGGCGCGGATAGCCAGATACTCCTGCTGAGCGCTGCTCCAGCTAGGGTTCCAGATAACGGCCAGCGTTTCACCGGCTTTAACGCTTTGCTGTAGCGCTCTCACCTTCAGCTGTTCGATAACGCCCGCGCTGGGCGCAGAGAGCGTGCTTAGCGTGCGTTCGTTAACGGCGACGGAGCCATAGGCTTTCAGGTTGCTGCTAAACGTATGACGCTCGGCGGGTGCCGTTTTAATGCCGAGATTTTGCTGCTGGCGAGCGCTAATGCTGACGCCGGTATCCGATTCCTGTCCTGATTCGCTGGCATAGCGTGGTACAAGCTCCATGTCCATAAACGGAGATTTACCCGGTTTATCAAATCGCTGGCCGGGCACCATCGGATCGTACCAGTACAGCACTTTGCGTCCCGCTTCGGCGGTCTGTTTGGTGGGGACTGCACCATGGGTTTGTTGGGATTGTGAACCTAATTTGTATCCGCCCCAGCCCACAGCAAGTAAGGCAATGACAATGGCGCTAAGGGTAAATTTGTTATTCATTGGGCAAACTCCTGCGGGATGAGATAGCGGATCGAGGCCCAAATTTTGGCCATTTCACGTTCAGCCGCGACGGATGCCAACTCGCTTTCTAACAGGGAGCGGCGACCACTCATTACCTCGGCTAAGGAGCTGCTGCCGGAACGATACTGTGCTTCTAGCAGACGGATTTTTTGTTGCTGTAGCGGCACGATTTCCTGCTGCTGGCGCTGCCAGCGGCTTTGGGCGGCCTGATACTGAGCGATTAACGTATCTAACTGAGCACGGTGATCGCGCTGGAGTAATGTAAGCTGGTCGTTTGCTTCCATGCTGCGGGAAACTTCGGCGGCGTAGTCTTTATCCTGACGTTTAGATTTAAACAGCGGGAGGTCGACGGTAAACATCACGCCCGCCATATCTTCGTAGTCGTCCCCGCGCTTGGCGTAATAGACCTCAACGCCGACGTCCGGGATTGCAGCCAGTGCGGTTTGCTCGGAACGAGCATGCGCAACGTCTGATTCACGCTTGGCCTGTAGGACTTCAGGATGCTCATCGATAGCCTGAATTAAAACATCGCGCTCGGCGGGTAAGCGCTGATAACGCGGCAGCGAGCCCGCGGTTCGCACATCGTTTTCGCCGGTCAACTGCATCAGACGCGCCTGAGCAACCTGAACATCGCGGTTGGCATCGGTGACGAGATCCTGCATGGCGGCGAGCGTGAGTCTTGCATCAATCGCGCTGCTCGGCGCGCTGCCGTTGGCCACGCTGGCATTTTGCAAAGGAACCTGACGCTGGCCTTCACTCACCAATTTTTTCGCCTGCTCTTCGCTGCGTTGCGCCAAGGCCAGATCGAGCCACGCTTGCGCGGTGTCACGCTGGAGCTGAGCGCGGATCGCGAGCGAATTGGCCGCCGTTTTTGCGGCTTCAGCGCGTAAGGTGTCTGCTTTACGTTCGCGTTTTTCGCTGCTGACGTAGTCCTGCATGATCCCTATACGCTGCATGGTCATCCCTTCACGCGTGAGACGACGACCGTTGTCCCCGCCGACGGGGACGTTTTCGATGCCAAATTTTAATTTTGGATCGGGAAGTTGCGTGGCAGAGTCAGCCATGTTTTCCAGTGCATTAACCTGATGTTGGTTTGCCGAGAGCGCTGCGGAATATTTCTGTGCAGCGTTCAGGGCTTCATCCAAACTCAGGCTTGCCGCCTGTGAGGCGGCAGGCAGGAAAAACATCGCCGCCAGCCACGCCGCAATGCGGCGCTGCTTTCGGTTTTGCATGATGTTTCTCCGTTACTGAGCTGGGGTGATTTCAGTTAATTGATAACCGGATTCGGTTTGGATAAAGCTGAAATTCACCTTGCTGCCCACCGCCAGTGGCTTGATGACAGAAGAAGAGGGCAGCGCAAAGGTCATGGTCATGGCAGGCCAATGCAGTTCAGGGATCGGGGAGTGCGTTAATGTGACGCCGCTTGCTTGGTTCCAGCTTTTTACCACGCCGGTAGCGCGGTAAGACGTTGCCGTTGATTCATGATGCGGCATGTCGCTCACGTTATGCATCGCGCTCATGTCGTGATCGCTGTTGGCCATAGTTGGCGTAGCGAAAGCAAAGGCAGAAAGAACAGCGGCGGTAGCGAATAGGGTACGGATGTTTTGGATGTAAGACATAAAATTAACTCCTGTAAAAATAACGAAAACCCGCTGCGCATAGGCGAAGCCACGCAGCAAAATCGAATAAAGGTTTTACGTCAGGAGTTACTCTCTAAAGCGGCAAAAGCGTATTTCGGCTGGAGGGCCGATAGAAGGGGGCTGGCGCCATTCCGTATCGCAAGGTAGTTCCACAGCGGCTATATCAATAGCAGCAAGTTCAGAACTCACTGGGATCGCGTGCAGCGTTAGCTGGGCTTCACCATTGTCTTGTTTCATGCTGTCAGGAGAGCAGTGCTTTTCACACATGGTTTCCGACACTTGCATGTGATGCGCCACAACGTCGGGCGCGCCTTGCATATGCGTGATGTGCTGCACCATTGGCGCAGGGCCATCAACGTTCATGTTGCATTGATGTCCAGCGATGGCGAGCTGTGCGTTAAGCAGCGTCCAACAAGCAACCAATACAATCGCCCACACGTTTTTCACGCGTAGATTATGCATTCGTTGCTGTAGCTTGCTGCTCATAAACATGGAAATTGACAGTCACCCTAAATGAAACGGCTTTCAGTGTAGCGTTTAGCATTGTGCGCTCACAAGGAATGATGGGTAAAGAACTGTCAGGAGAAGATATTTCGGGTAATCAGGGAGTTGATTTAACTTTTTGGTTACTGAAGTGATACAAATTCGCGTCAATTTTATTTGACTGAGGTGCAAGATTAGATACGCCTAGGACGTTGAGCTCTGCATTTTCACTGTGCAGGCGTCCGTGTTAGGGGCCAATCGCCGCCCCTAACAACCTGACTTGGACGCTTTCACTCTAGCTGCATACAACGTGGCAGTACCTGAAATCTCATAAATCAAATCTATCCCTTCACCACAAACCAATACGTCGTTGCCGCTTGATAAACTTCACCCGGTTTAATAAAGCAGTCAGGCTGTGGCCATTCAGGGTGGTTAGGAGTATCAGGCAAAAACTCACTTTCTAACGCCACACCGGCATAAGCCGCATATTGCGCTCCGCGACGGTCGGGCGTTCCGGCTAGAAAGTTACCGCTGTAAAGCTGGAGCGCAGGGGCATCGGTAAAAACCTGCATCTCCAGTTTAGCATCAGCAGCGGTGAGGATCGCCGCGGGGTGTTGTGCATGATGGCAGGTGCTGTGCAGCAGATAGGCGTGATCGTAGCCTTTCACGCACTGCTGGCAGCGATCTTTTAACAAGTCCTGCTGCAAGGTTTTTGCTTTGCGGAAATCCATGCCTGAGCCGCTGACATGAGTAAGATCGCCACATGGGATCCCGTCACTTTCTACCGGAAGATAGTGATCGGCAAAGAGCTGCAGATTCTGCGCCAACGCATCGGTCGTGCAACCATCGCCGTCTAAGTTGAAGTAGGCATGGTTGGTTAAATTCACCGGGCAGGTTTTATCAACTTTTGCCTGCCAGCTAATCTCAACGCGGTTATCTTCCGTGAGGCGGTAAGTCACTTGCGCAATGAGGTTTCCGGGGAAACCCTGATCGCCATCGGCAGAGTTCAACTGATAGGTCACATGCTGGGTATCGTGTGAAATACGTTTCCAACGGCGTTTGTCGAATCCTTCTGGCCCGCCGTGAAGCTGATTTTCGCCTTGGCTCGGATGTAAAACGACGGTTTCACCTTGGTAGACATACTGTGCTTTAGCGATACGGTTGGCGTAACGACCTACCGTGGCACCCAAAAAAGCACCCTGTTCGGTGAATTGCTCGGGCGTTTGGCAGCCGAGCAAAACCTCACGCAAACTGCCGTCGTTCAGTGCGATCTGGCATGAAAGCCATGTTGCGCCCCAATCCATGAATGTGGCAATGCTGCCAGCGGCGTTGGTTAGCGTGGTGAACTGAAACGGCTCGCCATCTGGAGCTCGGGAGGTATCAGCGAAATTTAGCATACGCTGGCTCCTTGTGATGGATAGCAGACATAGAAGGTTTCTTTCAGGCCGGTTTGCGCCGGATATTCGCGTTCAACGGTAGCGCGAACTTCCTCAACCAAGTCTAATGGCATCAGGGCGACGATACAGCCGCCAAAGCCGCCGCCCGTCATGCGAACACCGCCGCGCTCTCCGATGACCTCTTTCACAATTTCAACCAGCGTATCAATAGGTTTAACGGTAATTTCAAAATCATCGCGCATTGAGGCATGGGATTCCGCCATCAATGTGCCCATCAGTTTGAGATCGCCTGCGGCAAGCGCTTTGGCAGCCGCTTCGGTTCGGTCGTTTTCAGTGATGACGTGACGAGCACGGCGCGCAGTCAGCGATTCCAGCCCAGCTTGTTTAGATTCGAATTCTGCCAGCGTGACATCACGCAGGGCTTTTACGTTGAAATACTGCGCAGCGGCTTCGCATTGCTGACGGCGGGTGTTGTATTCGCTATCGACCAATCCACGCTTAACGTTGGAATTGATAATCACGATCGCGACGTCTTTTGGCATGGGAACTGAGCGCGTCGCCAGTGAGCGGCAGTCAATCAGCAGCGCGTGTTTTTCTTCGCCCAGCGCGGAAATCAGCTGATCCATGATGCCGCAGTTGCAGCCAACAAACTTGTTTTCCGCTTCTTGACCATTTAGCGCCAACTGAACGCCATCTAAAGGCAGATCGTACAATGCTTGGAAGGCTTGGCCGACGGCAACCTCAAGCGATGCTGACGAGCTCAGCCCTGCACCTTGTGGTACGTTGCCGCTGATAACTAAGTCTGCGCCGCCGAAATTAGGATTACGGATTTGCAGATATTTCAGCACGCCGCGGACATAGTTGCTCCACATCATGGTGGGATGGGACTCAAATGCGGCATCAAGAGAGAATTCATCTTGTTGATTATCGTAGTCGGCCGCGATTACGCGCACTATGCGATCGTCTCGCTTAGCGCAGCTAATCACGGTTTGATAATCGATAGCGCAGGGCAACACAAAGCCATCGTTGTAATCCGTATGCTCGCCAATCAAATTAACGCGGCCGGGAGCTTGTACCGTCATTGCCGGAGCATAGCCAAAATAACGATTAAAAATATCCTGTGTCACGGTAGTAAGTTGTTGCAGACTCATTTTCGTTTCCTTATTTGGCGTTGGCTTCACGGTAATGGACGTCACTTACTGCGCGTAGACGTTCAGCGGCTTGCTCAGGCGTTAAATCGCGCTGAGTTTCGGCCAGCATTTCGTAGCCGACCATAAATTTACGCACGGTTGCAGAGCGCAACAGTGGTGGATAGAAATGTGCGTGCAACTGCCAGTGTACACAGTCAACCTCATGGAACGGTGCACCGTGCCAGCCCATGGAATAAGGGAAAGAGCACTGGAACAGGTTATCGTAGCGGCTGGTGAGTTTTTTCAATGCAATGGCTAAATCAGCACGCTGCTCTGCGTTGAGATCGGTAATGCGCAAGATGTGTGTTTTCGGCAACAACAGCGTTTCAAAAGGCCATGCAGCCCAGTACGGAACGACGGCGATCCAATGTTCGGTTTCCACCACGGTACGGCTACCGTCGACTATTTCGCGTTTGGCATAGTCCAGCAGCATCGGCGTTTTATTCTGTGCGAAATAGGCTTGCTGTAGGCGATCTTCGCGCGCAGCTTCATTGGGTAGGAAGCTGTTAGCCCAAATCTGCCCGTGCGGATGCGGGTTAGAGCATCCCATTGCGGCGCCTTTATTTTCAAATACCTGCACCCACGGATAGGTCTTCCCAAGATCTGCACTTTGCGTTTGCCATGTCTTAACGATCTCTTCAAGGGCAGGTAAAGAAAGTTCAGGTAACGTCTTACTGTGATCGGGTGAGAAACAGATGACGCGGCTGGTGCCGCGCGCGCTTTCACAGCGCATCAATGGATCGTCGTTTTGCGGCGCATCCGGTGTATCCGGCATCAGCGCTGCAAAATCGTTAGTAAAAACATAGGTGCCGGTGTAATCGGGATTTGTATCACCGGTAACACGCGTATTGCCCGCACACAGAAAACAGTCGGGATCATGCTGTGGCAGCGTTTGAATCGACGGCGTTTCCTGTGCACCCTGCCACGGGCGTTTGGCACGGTGCGGAGAGACCAACACCCACTGATCTGTCAATGGGTTATAACGGCGATGAGGGTGATCGACCGGATTAAACGTGGTCATTATCGGTGCTCCTTTAAATATTATTCAGGTACTTATTCGGGATAGCCCTGCGGATTCTGTGACTGCCAGCGCCAGGTGTCTTGTGCCATATCGTCCAGAGTGCGAGTGACGCGCCAGTTGAGGTCTTTGTCGGCTCGGGTTGAATCAGCCCAGTACGCGGCAAGATCGCCTGCGCGGCGCGGTGCAAAGTGGTAATTCACCGGTTTTCCGCAGGCTTTGCTGAAGGCGTTTACTACTTGCAGCACGCTATAACCAACGCCTGCGCCGAGGTTGTAAATATGCACGCCAGGTTTGTTTGTCATGACGTTGAGTGCGGCCAAATGACCGTCGGCTAAATCGACCACATGGATGTAATCACGCACACCGGTGCCATCTTCGGTTGGATAGTCATTGCCGAAAATAGCCAGAGAATCACGACGACCAACGGCAACCTGAGCGATATACGGCATCAGGTTATTAGGAATGCCTTGTGGATCTTCACCCATTAATCCAGATGGATGAGCGCCAACCGGATTGAAATAGCGCAGCAGGCTAACGCTCCATTCAGGGTCGGCACGGTGCAGATCTTCGAGGATCTGTTCAACCATTAATTTGCTGCGGCCATACGGGCTTGATGGGGTTCCGGTAGGGAAATCTTCAACGTAAGGGATTTTGGGCTGATCGCCATACACGGTGGCGGAAGAGCTAAAAATCATATTTTTGACATTCGCTTCACGCATTGCTTCCAGCAGAGTTAGCGTACCGCTCACGTTGTTATCGTAGTATTCCAGCGGTTTTTGCACTGACTCACCCACGGCTTTTAGCCCTGCAAAGTGGATCACCGAGTCAATCTGGTTTTCAGCGAATATACGGTCAAGTAACAAACGGTCGCGAATGTCGCCTTGATAAAGGGTTGGCGTGTTGCCTGTCAGGGTGTGGATGCGTTCCAAAACGCTGGCTTTGCTGTTGCAAAGATTGTCTAAGATGATCGGCGTATGCCCAGCGGCGATTAACTGTACGCAGGTATGGCTGCCAATGTAACCGCTACCACCAGTAACTAAAACAATCATGATTCGCTCCTTTGGAACATTCAATACAGTAAAGGTAGCATGAGAAAACCGTGAAAAAGGTGATCTATGCTAAATAAATGGAATCGTTTACACAACAATGCAAACGGCTCAGATTCCGATAAGGGTCTATTGTGCGGCGTGACAAGGCTGTCTGCAAGTTCAGATAAATCGAGAATGTGTGGTAGCGGTTACACTGCGGAGAATGCAAAATTTGAGTGATTAAAATAGGGCCTTCTGGCGAAGACCCGTGAGGCAGATTAATTTAATAATTATGCGTGATACATCGGATAGGTAAAGAACAAGAGGTGAATGATGTTCAGCGCAAAGTGGAAAAGAGTCGCTACCCATAGCCGACCGCTCCACATCCACGCCAGACCATAAATCACGCCTGCTAATCCGGCAAAAATCACCATCAGCCAGCCGCCGGCAAAATGCGCTAAGCCGAAAATAACCGCCGTAATCAACAGCGCGGGAAGATGGCCTAACCAGCCGCTGAGACGTTGCTGTAGATAGCCGCGAAAGAGCGCTTCTTCTGCCAAAGAGACGAAGAACAGATTAGCCAGTGCAAATTGCCATAGCCACGCGGGCTGGTGAAGTTCAATCCGCAAGCCGCCAAGCGCCACGGCAATAAGTAATAAAACTGGAACGCTAATGCCAAGCACTACCCACTGGCAAACTGGGCGTGAGGCGGCGATCGGCGTGCGGAATAACGTCGGCAGCGCAAGTAAGAGAATAAAAGGAACCAGCGCTTTGTCGAAGTTGTAGTACATCGAAAATGGCGCGCTGTGTGGACCGGCAATCACTTTGTCGAGAATTTTAGGATTATTGAAGCCGGGCACCATGTGCAGAAACAGCACGATTGCGGCTAACACCAATAAGATTTCGCTGTTGAATCCGCCTTTTTGCTGATGTTCCCAACGATAGCGGGCTAGCCCAGCAAGAATGACAACCGCCATAAAGGCTAAAGCATTAAAATTAAGAATGCCTTGGCTGAACGCCAGCGCTGTAGCAGAAAGAAGTAAAAAAGCGGATAGCTGTCGTTGAAACGAAAGCACGGCTAAGGAAGCGGCTAGAGCACCCCACATAGATATTCCCTTATGTTTTATATTTAAGCTCGAATGATAACACAGAGAAATTAGTTAACTGCTCTGAGAAGCGGGCTTTAAGATAAGTAAAGCCCTGTAGAGAGAGGCAAAGCGGATGAGCAGGGCGTTATAAACGATCGGTTTGGTAGCGATAGGTATCGCCTTCAGCGACAAACGTCAGACGGTGGGTTATACACTCGGGGGCATCTTCTGCATGATGAGAAACAAACAGCAGCTGGCTATTGCCATCGGTCATCAGAATATCAATCCAGTGTTTAACCAGTTGGCGGTTAATGGGATCAAGCCCTTGTAGTGGTTCATCTAAAATCAGCAGTGCCGGATGTTTCACTAACGCCCGGGCGATCAGCGCCAAACGTTGTTGACCCCATGAGAGATCGTGGAAAGGATGATGACTCAGCGCCTGCATGCCTAGCATCTCTAGCCACTGATCGGTTAGTTTTTCCTGCCTGTCAGACGTGGCCTGATAAATACCAATGGAATCTAAAAAGCCAGACAAAATGACGTTACGCAAGCTGATGCTAACGCGATATTCCAGATGCAGGTTGCTGCTCACGTAGCCAATGTGTTTTTTGATATCCCAAATGGTTTCACCGCTGCCGCGACGACGGCCAAACAACGTGAGATCGTTGCTATATCCCTGTGGGTGA
This is a stretch of genomic DNA from Hafnia alvei. It encodes these proteins:
- a CDS encoding efflux RND transporter periplasmic adaptor subunit, whose product is MNNKFTLSAIVIALLAVGWGGYKLGSQSQQTHGAVPTKQTAEAGRKVLYWYDPMVPGQRFDKPGKSPFMDMELVPRYASESGQESDTGVSISARQQQNLGIKTAPAERHTFSSNLKAYGSVAVNERTLSTLSAPSAGVIEQLKVRALQQSVKAGETLAVIWNPSWSSAQQEYLAIRAVGDSALTQAARQRLALQFMPESVIQAVERSGKVQPRMTITAPRSGYVSKLEVREGQQVATAQPLFELASLDPVWVVIDYPQSQAERIRLGDRVTTTSSAWPSVSFDGRVSELLPELDATTRNLKARIELSNPQQQLKPGMYLNVASASNHQRSALAIPQSALITTGENSHVLLSDGNGHFTPVAVRTGEAQGDWIEILDGLKEGQPVVTSGQFMLDSEASLRNALPQFSEAKTSTEAQTKQEPEETQYSTTGVIKAMTGESLTISHEAIPALKWGPMTMDFTLPGGKLPEGIQAGSHVSFSFSMDDSGIVIRHIMPADMNMDMSGGRP
- a CDS encoding TolC family protein, producing the protein MQNRKQRRIAAWLAAMFFLPAASQAASLSLDEALNAAQKYSAALSANQHQVNALENMADSATQLPDPKLKFGIENVPVGGDNGRRLTREGMTMQRIGIMQDYVSSEKRERKADTLRAEAAKTAANSLAIRAQLQRDTAQAWLDLALAQRSEEQAKKLVSEGQRQVPLQNASVANGSAPSSAIDARLTLAAMQDLVTDANRDVQVAQARLMQLTGENDVRTAGSLPRYQRLPAERDVLIQAIDEHPEVLQAKRESDVAHARSEQTALAAIPDVGVEVYYAKRGDDYEDMAGVMFTVDLPLFKSKRQDKDYAAEVSRSMEANDQLTLLQRDHRAQLDTLIAQYQAAQSRWQRQQQEIVPLQQQKIRLLEAQYRSGSSSLAEVMSGRRSLLESELASVAAEREMAKIWASIRYLIPQEFAQ
- a CDS encoding copper-binding protein — translated: MSYIQNIRTLFATAAVLSAFAFATPTMANSDHDMSAMHNVSDMPHHESTATSYRATGVVKSWNQASGVTLTHSPIPELHWPAMTMTFALPSSSVIKPLAVGSKVNFSFIQTESGYQLTEITPAQ
- the galM gene encoding galactose-1-epimerase, yielding MLNFADTSRAPDGEPFQFTTLTNAAGSIATFMDWGATWLSCQIALNDGSLREVLLGCQTPEQFTEQGAFLGATVGRYANRIAKAQYVYQGETVVLHPSQGENQLHGGPEGFDKRRWKRISHDTQHVTYQLNSADGDQGFPGNLIAQVTYRLTEDNRVEISWQAKVDKTCPVNLTNHAYFNLDGDGCTTDALAQNLQLFADHYLPVESDGIPCGDLTHVSGSGMDFRKAKTLQQDLLKDRCQQCVKGYDHAYLLHSTCHHAQHPAAILTAADAKLEMQVFTDAPALQLYSGNFLAGTPDRRGAQYAAYAGVALESEFLPDTPNHPEWPQPDCFIKPGEVYQAATTYWFVVKG
- the galK gene encoding galactokinase, which translates into the protein MSLQQLTTVTQDIFNRYFGYAPAMTVQAPGRVNLIGEHTDYNDGFVLPCAIDYQTVISCAKRDDRIVRVIAADYDNQQDEFSLDAAFESHPTMMWSNYVRGVLKYLQIRNPNFGGADLVISGNVPQGAGLSSSASLEVAVGQAFQALYDLPLDGVQLALNGQEAENKFVGCNCGIMDQLISALGEEKHALLIDCRSLATRSVPMPKDVAIVIINSNVKRGLVDSEYNTRRQQCEAAAQYFNVKALRDVTLAEFESKQAGLESLTARRARHVITENDRTEAAAKALAAGDLKLMGTLMAESHASMRDDFEITVKPIDTLVEIVKEVIGERGGVRMTGGGFGGCIVALMPLDLVEEVRATVEREYPAQTGLKETFYVCYPSQGASVC
- the galT gene encoding galactose-1-phosphate uridylyltransferase; translated protein: MTTFNPVDHPHRRYNPLTDQWVLVSPHRAKRPWQGAQETPSIQTLPQHDPDCFLCAGNTRVTGDTNPDYTGTYVFTNDFAALMPDTPDAPQNDDPLMRCESARGTSRVICFSPDHSKTLPELSLPALEEIVKTWQTQSADLGKTYPWVQVFENKGAAMGCSNPHPHGQIWANSFLPNEAAREDRLQQAYFAQNKTPMLLDYAKREIVDGSRTVVETEHWIAVVPYWAAWPFETLLLPKTHILRITDLNAEQRADLAIALKKLTSRYDNLFQCSFPYSMGWHGAPFHEVDCVHWQLHAHFYPPLLRSATVRKFMVGYEMLAETQRDLTPEQAAERLRAVSDVHYREANAK
- the galE gene encoding UDP-glucose 4-epimerase GalE, with protein sequence MIVLVTGGSGYIGSHTCVQLIAAGHTPIILDNLCNSKASVLERIHTLTGNTPTLYQGDIRDRLLLDRIFAENQIDSVIHFAGLKAVGESVQKPLEYYDNNVSGTLTLLEAMREANVKNMIFSSSATVYGDQPKIPYVEDFPTGTPSSPYGRSKLMVEQILEDLHRADPEWSVSLLRYFNPVGAHPSGLMGEDPQGIPNNLMPYIAQVAVGRRDSLAIFGNDYPTEDGTGVRDYIHVVDLADGHLAALNVMTNKPGVHIYNLGAGVGYSVLQVVNAFSKACGKPVNYHFAPRRAGDLAAYWADSTRADKDLNWRVTRTLDDMAQDTWRWQSQNPQGYPE
- a CDS encoding lysostaphin resistance A-like protein, which produces MWGALAASLAVLSFQRQLSAFLLLSATALAFSQGILNFNALAFMAVVILAGLARYRWEHQQKGGFNSEILLVLAAIVLFLHMVPGFNNPKILDKVIAGPHSAPFSMYYNFDKALVPFILLLALPTLFRTPIAASRPVCQWVVLGISVPVLLLIAVALGGLRIELHQPAWLWQFALANLFFVSLAEEALFRGYLQQRLSGWLGHLPALLITAVIFGLAHFAGGWLMVIFAGLAGVIYGLAWMWSGRLWVATLFHFALNIIHLLFFTYPMYHA